The following is a genomic window from Perognathus longimembris pacificus isolate PPM17 chromosome 20, ASM2315922v1, whole genome shotgun sequence.
CAAAGCTCAGCAGAGGATAAACTTGGAAGGTAGCTGAGGGGTGGTTTGTCTAGCTGGTGGGAAGCCTTCACTTCAGACCTCTCTGCCAATGAAAATAAATGCACGAATGAATTGGGAGGGTCAATAATGAAGGCCACCTAGACTTCCACATCCCAGGGGCTCGGAATTCTCACCTCCTCCAGTAGACCAGATTAGCTCATTCGTGTTTGCACTCGAAAACTATCTACTGAGGGCCTACTATATGCCACACTGTCCTGGGGGTTGAGAGGGACAAAAGCAAACAGGTCATGGGACTCCCTGGCGGGATGGAGGTACTTTGGGGACGGGGACAGAGCAGGCCTAGCATCGGTTAACGATAAGAACCGGCCTGACCACTTCCTTCCTAAATGCCCGCGGGCAGATCTATCAATGGACACCCCCGGACCTACGCAACCGCGATGGGAAACCCGGAGCCTACCTCGTTCTCCCGTTCCCAGAATGGAAGACGACCGCACACAGCGCCCGGCATGGGCGGGTCCTCCGCGGCCGGCCTCGGGCCTGCGGCCTCCGCGGGGCTGCGGGGCCTTCAGAGGCGCGGGCGGAGCGAGTCTGGAGCTTTTCTGGTCACTGGGCTGCAGGAGCTTCGCAGATGTACCCTAGACGGCCCGGCTCAGGACTGCGACCGACCCTTTCTGCAGGCGAGGCCGGGCTCACGGAGAGGAAAGTCCCGCAGCCGCTCTTCCGAACGTCCGGAGGTCGCGTCGCCCAGCGCGCAGGCGTAGTCGGCACCACGCGCGCGGCGCATGCACCACGCCCATAAGAGAGGCGGGAGCAGGGACATAGGCTCCGCCCAGAAGCATTTGGCCCCACCTCCAGTGTgcctggggcagggcggggctatGATCAAAGGCTCCGCCCATAGGTTTCCAACCCCGCCCCAGGCACGCTGGAGGCGGGACCAAATGCTGTCGAGCCAAGAGCATAGGCTCCGCCCAGATGCATCCGGCCCCGCCTCCAGCGTGCTGGGACTCCGGGAGCTCGCCTAGCGTGCTGAGCGCAGCTGGGAGCCCGGGGCGGAGTCCGGGGCAGCGGTCCCGGGGACGGTTGCCGAGGAGACGGGGCGGGGACGCGGCTCGAGGGCGGAAGTGAGAAAGTTGCGGCGTCCCAGGAAGAGTTGTCGGAGCGCTCGGCGCGGCCATGGGGGGCTCGGGCAGCCGTCTGTCGAAGGAGCTGCTGGCCGAGTACCAGGTGCGCGGGTCGCCCGGCCCCGGGGCTCGCGCGTGGGGCTGCGCCCGAGCGGGGTCTGGCAGCGGGCGGCCTGATGACCCCAAATTCTGTGGCTTTGCCTTTCAGGACCTGACGTTCCTGACCAAGCAAGAGATCCTGCTGTGAGTGGTGCCTGGACCCGCCGCGGCCGGGGATCGGGGGCCGGCCGTGGAGGGGATGCTGGGGATGGTGCCGTCCCTCCGGGCCTGCGGGGAGTGGGGCTGGCCGGACCAGAGGGAGGCTCCACGGTGCTGGAACCGGTGGCCAGACCGGAGTACAAGTCCCGCTGTCCTCATTCCGCCGGGCCGGCGGGGGCTGCTGGGCATCTCCGGAGGGGGTAAAAGCTGGGCGATCTCAAGCcctgtgctcccctcccctcgcctcaCCTTGCCTCGCCAGGGGCTGTTGTAGCTGTAGGCCGACTTTGCCCACTGGCAAAAGCAGAGAGGTCTCGGGGATCCGGACTGGCTAGGGGGAGCACTTGACCCTGGGCCAGGACCTGGGCTCCGCGTCACACCTAGTTTGCAGTGGGCACCACGGACCAGGAGGCCGGGGGCAGGGAGGTTTGCTCTCCAAGTCTTGCCCAAGACTAGATGCAGAGCAAATGGCATTGACAGCCAGGGGACCTGGGTGCGGTTCCTGAGGAGGACAAGAGAGTGGGAGGAGAGTTAGAAGTTAAAGTGGGAAAGAGGTGTtaattttgctctttttcttcctgtggGTTAGGGCTGACTTCTGcctcctttctcagcctctttatttttattttattttacttgtttagaagcttgaactccaggccttgttttgctcaaggttggcactccacTGTGTTCCATTgccggctttgtggtggttaatttttttttttttttttggccagtcctgggccttggactcagggcctgagtactgtccctggcttcttcccgctcaaggctagcactctgccacttgagccacagcgccgcttctggccattttctgtatatgtggtgctggggaatcgaacctagggcctcctgtatccgaggcaggcactcttgccactaggctatatccccagccccgtggtgGTTAATTTGACATGAAAGTCTATTATACTTTCAtgcatgggctggccttgaaccacaatcttcagatcttggccctCTTGggtaagctagaattacaggcgtgagcccctggtggcTAGCCAGATTTAGCTCTCTTTGGCTGCCTTGGTTCCAAGTTCTCTGCGTGTGGCCCAGCCTCTGGTGATGGTTACAGGCAGGgagtggcagggctgggaagTAGTGCCTACAGGGGACTGGATGTCTTCAGAGTACCCACATGTACCCCTTCTCTGCCAGAGCCCACAAGAGGTTCTGTGAGCTGCTGCCTCAGGAACACATGGGTGTGGAGGAGTCTCTGCAGGCTCGAGTGTCCCTTGAGCGGATCCTCAGCCTTCCAGAACTCAAGGTACGAAGCTGCATCCACCCTCACTGCTGGACCCCTGATGCCCACCCACTGGAGTTGATATCACCCCTCCCCATTCAGGCCTTTTTCCTGCTTGACCCTGATTTCCTGGTATCAATGACTTTACCAAAGCACCCTGAAGAATTATCTAGAACAGTGTTTTTTAAACTAAGGCTCTAGAACATCTTGTTAGAGGTTCAAAAAAGTTTTGTCCCTTTGAGGAACTGAATTATCTCATTCGGGTTTGGGAGACCTGTTGCCCAGGCTGATTGTGAAGTTTCCGCTGCAGAGCCTGGCCCAGTACCTGTGACATGATAGTTGTTaactgtgtgtgtttatttattgctAAATaaatggggcttggactctgggcctgagcactgtccctggcttctttttgcttaaggctagcactctgctacttgagccacagcgccacttccggcattttctgtttatgtggtgctgaggaatggaacccagggcttcatgcttgcaaggcaagcactcttaccactaagccatattctcagcccttaagTGTGTTTTAACATAGCCTGTCTTGTCTTTGTTTAGGATGCCTTCCTCTTTCTGCTCTCACCTACTTATGTTGTATATTCCTTTTTTGGAGGTGGTCATGGGGTTCGAACCCAGGGCCAAGCACTCTGtggctgagccacatctccagctttggtgattgaacttaaggcctcacaTCTGCTAGGCTAACAGCTGTACCACCACACCCTAGTCCTCTTTGCTTTTAGTGTCCATTACTTTTGCCCTTAGCTACCTTTGCACCAGAGTCTTCCTACCTCTATCTccagatagctgggattacaggcatgtgctaccacacctaGTTTGTAGATGCTTTTGATTTATATGTCCAGGAAGTCATTGCTGCCTGTTCACCAGCTGACTGGGTTGGCCCTTGTGTGCTTCCATCCTGGCCTAGAAGCTTCTCCCCCACAAGCCTGAACTCTCTCAAGGTTCCTAAGTAGGGTTTGCTGCCCATGTGACCAGGCTGTATCCTGTGACCTTCCTTGTGACCTTCACAGAGTTCTCTCACCTAGGCCAATCCCTTCAAGGAGAGAATCTGCAAGGTCTTCTCCACGTCCCCCACCAGAGACAGCCTGAGCTTCGAGGACTTCCTGGACCTCCTGAGTGTGTTCAGTGACACGGCGACCCCAGACATCAAGTCCCACTACGCCTTCCGCATCTTCGGTAAGCGCTGGTCCTCTCCACGTGGCTTTGCACGTGGGAACTGAGGAGCTCCTGACTTCTTTCTGGCCGCCTGTGTCCTTTCTGCAGACTTTGATGATGACGGAACCCTGGACAGGGAGGATCTGAGCCGGCTTGTGAACTGCCTCACGGGCGAGGGTGAGGACACTCGGCTCAGCGCAGCAGAGATGAAGCAGCTCATCGACAACGTGAGTGGCGGTGCGGGCAGCACTAGGCTGGGCCTCACCCGGCCTGGGAGCGAGAGAGGGGAGGTCTGGGGCCCTGGTTTCAGCTTCCCCTCTCTCAGATTCTGGAAGAGTCAGACATCGATCGGGATGGGACCATCAATCTCTCTGAGTTCCAGCACGTCATCTCCCGTTCTCCGGACTTTGCCAGGTGTGACAGTGGCATTCTGGGTGTCCAGGGATCCTCACCCTGCCATGGGAGATAGTAGTGGGGTGGTAGTTTCTGCTTCCTCTGAATGTCTCAGGCTGCTTGTGTTCCAGAGGGAAGGGGCCAGTGCATGGAGGACACGGCCCTTACCAGAAAGGAGAGGATCTAGTCCCCACCATCAGCAAACCTAACTTGGGCTGGAGATgtaggaggccctaggttcagtgGGCAGCAGCCTGACCCACTCTTCTCTCTCGCAGCTCCTTTAAAATTGTCCTGTGACAGCATGGTCCCCATCCAAGATGGCTCCTACTGCGCTGCACTGCACCCAGTGAAGCCCGAGATGTGCAGGCCAGCCTTGCTGGCCTGTCTAGGCTAGAGCTGGCACTGTGCAGTTGGCCCCCCACAGGGGGGACCTCCCCATACTACTGTGGTCATCACTGTGTTTCTGCTAATGAGTAATAAAGCATGAGAAGCTCTGGCCCTGCGTGTGACACCAGAAACGCTTTGGAGAAGGGCTGGACTTTGATCATGCTGAGAAGAAAGTCACACCCAAGAGGGGCCAACGGGACACCAAACCATCCCCACCCCAAGTGGGGGTGTGAATACTAAGGTGGAATGAGGGCTGGAACTTAACCAAGTCTGACTGGGGGGTCGTGGTGTGAATTTGTACAGGCGTTAGAAGACTGTAACTCTGAGGtaaagtcttgctatgtagttgcCCAGAGAGACCTCTAATTCTTGGTCCAACtccctcagcctccaaagtagctggaattacaggcgtgcAGTGCCCAACTGTGCTAGATACATCTTATGATGAAATCACttgagaaattaaaaattatattaaaaaaaaaccctcagctgGGTGCACTAGTGGTATACACCTATagtctagctactcgggaggctgagatctgaggatcgcagtatgaagccagcccatagCAAGGCTATGACACTTGGCTCTTACCAAAAaagcagaagcggagctgtggctcaaatggtagagcactagccttgagcaaaaaactcggatagctcccaggccctgagttcaagccccaggaccagcaccaaacaacaaaaaccctattTCTCAGGCActtgaggctcacacctgtaatcctaaccactcaggaggctgagatctaaggatggtctgagccaggcactgggtggctcacacctgtaatcctagctactctggagtctgagatctgaggatcatggctcaaagccagctgggcagaaaaacctgtgagattctcatctccagttaaccaccagaataccaaagtggcactgtggcttaagtggtagagcactagccttgagctgaagagctcagggattgcgcccaggcccagagttcaagccccacaaccaataaaaaaaaaaaaaaaagaatcttatctGAGCTTAAGCTCCAGTATCAGAAAACAGAAACCTGTTTTCACCCTGGCTGAACTGAACCAGATGCAAAGTAAAAGGTTGTGGTACACAGTGTGACCCCTGCCCACAGTGACCAAGTTCCCCCAGTGTTGCTGGCTGGTCGGCCCTGACTCCCTTGGCCCcaaggaagaggaggtgtggtACACCCAGAAACACCAAACTCAAGAAGCAAAAGTCTTTTCACAGGAAGGGCTATGACTAAACATTTCTTcagattttattaaaaaaaaaaaaagtaaagtgcatcttattaaaaaaatataaaacccaGATGGAGGGCTCTGGTGTTGGGCAGTGTCGGTATCCCTTACAGTGGAGACAGGTGAGGGGTGAAGGGACGAGAAGTTGGGGTGCAGTTAGGGTGTCTGGGTGGGGAAATGGGGTTCGCAGGCTGGgatgagagagggaaggagtcTCTTCCAGGTGTCCCTGGGGGAAAGTGTTCATGTCACAAACTCCTCTAGGCTCTGCTCTGCCCTCGAGTGGCCACGGCCTGATACAGGCCGGAAAAGTCCAGGGCTGGGCCTGAGCGCAGGGCAGGGTGAGGGCTCAAGGCCTCTGGTCCCTGAGGTGCTGAGGTGAGGCCGGCCCTGGCACACCCCAGGCCGGCTGAGCCCCGCTGCCCTGGCCTGGGGCGTCTAGGAAAGGCGGGCGGGTGGTGCCTCGCACCGTCCACGTTGCGCAGGGCGTCCATGTGGCACTGGGCAGCTGTGCCGGTGGGCACTCCCCGCTGTGGCTTCACATTTTCCGCTGTTTAAATGAAGGGCTCAGGTTCCTTGAGGAGCAGCAGCGTCCTGGCTCCGTCTCCGGCCAAGACAGCAGGGCCGCGGCGTGGGGTCCTTGCTGTGTGGCTGAAGCTCGAGGCGCCGTGGGGCATTCCCGAGGAGTGGGGTCCAGCTGGTCCCTCTGCGCATTCAGGGTCGCCGGAGCCAGCTCACACTACTGAGTCCCGGATCTCGGAGCCCAGGCGGACCCGGGGCCGGGGGCACACGGGGGACACCTCCACAAAGCTGTCCTGGATGCTCAGGGGCCTCTTCTCCGACTCGAGGGCGCCCAGGGGTCCGGGGGCGCTGTCCCACAGGGCCTGGTAGCCCCGGTGgtcaggagggaggctggggggccCGACGCCATTGAGAGGCCGGGTCTCCGGGGGCAGCACCACAGGGCGGGTCTTGGGGTGCACGCTGGCACACTCGCCCTGCTTCAGGAAGGCTTTCATGCCGCCCCGGTGCCGGTAGAGGAAGAAGAGCACCAGGAGCACCACGGCGAGCCCGAAGAGCGCACACATGACCAGGAACTCGGTCCAGTAGGACCTGGCTGCGCCCCAGCCCGCTGCGCCCACCGCAGGCGCACTCACACGAGACGTGCTGATGACCATGGGCGCCCTGCCACCCGGCCCTGCACCCCCGTCCTCAGGCACCTCGGGGCAGTAGCTGGCCACCAGCTGTCGGACGCCCCCCTCCAGGGCCCAGCACTGGAACGGGCCCAGCCCTGGCTCTCCGCCCACCAGCAGCAAGTCCCCGCTGGGCAGCACACGGCACGAGGCGCAGGCGTTGACTGGGGCCCCATCGTAAAGCCACAGGCGGGTAGCCAGGTTGGAGAGGAGCGGACAGGCCAAGGTGTTCACCGTGTTGGGCTGGACCTGGACCGGCTCACAGGGCTTGCCTGTGGATGGCAGAGGCAGGGGGCAGAGTGAGGCTGGGCTCCACATTAGTCCCGGCTCACCCCCCTCCTCCAGCTGTGCTCCTGCTCCTCCACGGACCACTTAGGATGCCCAGGACTGTCCTGAGGCTCACTTTCTAGAGCCTTGCTtgcgggggaggaggagaaggtgaggGAGGACCTTTAGGGCCACCCAGGCCTACGAGAGAACACGCCAAGCCCCCTTACCTGCTGGCACGGAAGATCGAGGCCTGACTGCAGAGACATTGCACAGCTCCTTGGCATTGGCCCCCTCGACGTCCTGGACCCATGGCCTGGGGACCAGAGAGAGGGTGAATAGGTTGGGGTGTACTATGGGCCATGCCTCTCCCACCTCCACAGAGAGGTGGACGGGGTAGGGGGCCTGAGGCTCAGGGAGCTCCAGGCCCAAAGTGGTGGGTGGGGCAGATCCCCACCCCCACGGGGGGCTTGAGAACACCTCTCCTTGCCAGTAGACATTACGTGCTATTACCAGCTACGTTCCTTCCTTCATTACAAAATGCACAACGTGTCCTCAGATAAAATCCAGGACAGGGGACTGGGATTATAgccgtggcaagagtgcctgcctcggatacacgaggccctaggttcgattccccagcaccacatatacagaaaaaacggccagaagcggcgctgtggctcacgtggcagagtgctagccttgagcgggaagaagccagggacagtgctcaggccctgagtccaaggcccaggactggccaaaaaaaaaaaaaaaaaaaatccaggacagCTGGGTCTCCCTAAGGTCATTATCTGAACAATAaacacaaaagatttttttttttaatttgtctgagacaggatcttgctttgTTGTGCAGCGTGGCCCTAAACTTGCAATCCTCCCACctcggcctcccaagtgctgggattataggcgcaCTGTACCATGTCGGGCAAGAAagggtaattctttttttttttttcctccccttgggtggtactggggtttgaactcagggccttgtgtatgttagcccttttttgcactggttggTTGGTTATTTCTATTGCcagcatttatttgtttatttattggcagccttggagcttgatctcagagcctgggcactgcccctgagcttctttttgctcaaggctagcactctatcacttgagccacagcaccacttctgtttatgtggtgccgaggaattgaacccagggcttcatgcatgctagtcaagcactctactgctatgccacattcccagcctggcactggttatttttatgaaagggtcttgcttcctgcccaggtgcTTGCCTAGACTGCGGCCCTCCTACTTTTTGTTTCCCATTATatctggggtgacaggtgcacatAGTGTCTAGCTTCTGTTGAAATGGATGTCTTGTgaacgtttctgcctgggctggcc
Proteins encoded in this region:
- the Cib1 gene encoding calcium and integrin-binding protein 1 — protein: MGGSGSRLSKELLAEYQDLTFLTKQEILLAHKRFCELLPQEHMGVEESLQARVSLERILSLPELKANPFKERICKVFSTSPTRDSLSFEDFLDLLSVFSDTATPDIKSHYAFRIFDFDDDGTLDREDLSRLVNCLTGEGEDTRLSAAEMKQLIDNILEESDIDRDGTINLSEFQHVISRSPDFASSFKIVL